One part of the Arthrobacter sp. EM1 genome encodes these proteins:
- a CDS encoding universal stress protein, with the protein MRYVVGYSANARGHDAINLAISLARGRGASLDLVLAVPEIQQVAAAHAPKAGFETLLNEQAQQWLDEALALVPADVPARAHIRSGDSDARTLIQAAEELGADVLVIGATSNGLFKRFTIGSVASALLHASTVPVALAPRGYHRTEALARISCGLGTRTGAEKLLDFAIGMAANRSVPLRVVSLLALDGGDSAASAEAAREYAEKTVADAAPASPSGDPLSAATDVVVAQGRSIEEAVDGLDWEDGEILVIGSSRLAHPRSIFLGSTANRILRALPVPMFVVPSGYELKHQNHSTLNDTSGEAPS; encoded by the coding sequence ATGCGTTATGTAGTGGGATATTCAGCCAATGCGAGAGGCCACGATGCCATTAACCTGGCCATCTCGCTGGCCCGGGGCCGCGGTGCCAGCCTGGATTTGGTGCTGGCAGTGCCCGAAATCCAGCAGGTAGCCGCCGCCCATGCACCCAAGGCCGGTTTCGAGACGCTGCTGAACGAGCAGGCACAACAATGGCTCGACGAGGCCCTTGCCCTCGTTCCGGCGGACGTCCCGGCGCGGGCCCATATCCGCAGCGGAGATTCCGACGCCCGGACACTGATCCAGGCGGCCGAGGAGCTGGGGGCCGACGTCCTCGTGATCGGGGCCACCAGCAACGGGCTTTTTAAGCGATTTACCATCGGGTCGGTAGCCAGCGCGCTGCTCCACGCATCGACCGTTCCGGTGGCCTTGGCCCCCCGCGGCTACCACCGGACGGAGGCCCTGGCCCGGATCAGTTGTGGACTCGGCACCCGGACGGGGGCGGAGAAGCTGCTCGACTTCGCCATCGGCATGGCAGCGAACCGGTCCGTGCCGCTGCGGGTGGTGTCGTTGCTCGCTCTTGACGGCGGTGATTCGGCAGCGTCGGCCGAGGCCGCCCGCGAGTACGCCGAAAAGACTGTCGCGGACGCCGCGCCGGCCAGCCCTTCCGGTGACCCGCTCTCGGCCGCCACGGATGTGGTCGTTGCGCAGGGCCGGAGCATCGAAGAGGCCGTAGACGGCCTCGACTGGGAGGACGGGGAGATCCTGGTCATCGGCTCTAGCCGGCTGGCCCACCCGCGGTCCATATTTCTGGGAAGCACAGCGAACCGCATCCTGCGCGCCCTTCCGGTGCCGATGTTTGTGGTACCCAGCGGCTACGAACTCAAGCACCAGAACCATTCAACGTTGAATGACACCTCCGGAGAGGCCCCATCATGA
- a CDS encoding NAD(P)/FAD-dependent oxidoreductase, with protein sequence MLELDRDVVIVGAGPAGLTAARELKKAGLSVAVLEARDRVGGRTWTDTIDGAMLEIGGQWVSPDQTELLALLDDLGLHTYSRYRDGESVYIGSNGKRTLYSGATFPVSERTATEMDKLTALLDSLAAEIGPTEPWAHPKARELDTISFHHWLRENSTEEEACNNIGLFIAGGMLTKPAHAFSALQAVLMAASAGSFSHLTDEDFILDKRVVGGMQQVSVLMAAELGNDVVLDSPVRTVNWSADAGGEQRVTAVSDRATVNARFVIMAVPPNLYSRVSFNPPLPRRQHQMHQHQSLGLVIKVHAVYSTPFWREDGLSGTCFGAGALVQEVYDNTNHEDPRGTLVGFISDEKADAMFELSAEERRRTILESIAGFLGDKALEPEVYYESDWGSEEWTRGAYASSYDLGGLHRYGKDQHAPVGPIYWSSSDLAAEGYQHVDGAVRMGRHTAARIAAAADRASVSAN encoded by the coding sequence ATGCTGGAACTTGACCGCGACGTCGTTATTGTCGGAGCCGGGCCCGCCGGGCTGACCGCAGCCCGTGAACTGAAAAAGGCCGGCCTAAGCGTGGCCGTGCTGGAAGCGCGCGACCGCGTTGGCGGCCGCACCTGGACCGATACCATCGATGGCGCCATGCTCGAAATCGGTGGCCAGTGGGTCTCCCCGGATCAGACCGAACTGCTGGCGCTCCTCGACGATCTGGGCCTCCACACCTATTCCCGCTACCGCGACGGCGAGTCCGTCTATATCGGATCCAACGGTAAGCGCACGCTCTATTCGGGGGCTACCTTCCCGGTCAGCGAGAGGACCGCGACCGAAATGGACAAGCTCACGGCGCTGCTGGACTCCCTCGCCGCCGAGATTGGCCCCACCGAGCCGTGGGCGCATCCCAAGGCCCGAGAGTTGGACACCATCTCCTTCCACCACTGGCTGCGGGAGAACTCCACGGAGGAGGAAGCCTGCAACAATATCGGCCTCTTTATTGCAGGTGGCATGCTGACCAAGCCGGCCCACGCTTTTTCGGCCCTGCAGGCGGTGCTGATGGCTGCCTCCGCAGGATCCTTCAGCCACCTCACCGATGAGGACTTTATCCTCGACAAGCGCGTCGTTGGGGGAATGCAGCAGGTCTCGGTCCTGATGGCCGCCGAACTGGGGAACGACGTTGTATTGGACAGTCCGGTGCGCACCGTCAACTGGAGCGCGGACGCGGGCGGGGAGCAGCGTGTCACCGCCGTATCGGACCGTGCCACTGTGAACGCGCGGTTCGTTATTATGGCCGTCCCGCCCAACCTGTACTCCCGGGTCTCGTTCAATCCGCCGCTGCCGCGCCGCCAGCACCAGATGCACCAGCACCAGTCGCTGGGACTGGTGATCAAGGTCCATGCCGTCTACAGCACCCCGTTCTGGCGCGAGGACGGACTCTCCGGAACCTGCTTCGGCGCCGGCGCCCTGGTCCAGGAGGTCTACGACAACACCAACCACGAGGACCCCCGCGGCACCCTGGTCGGCTTTATCTCGGATGAGAAGGCCGACGCCATGTTCGAGCTCAGCGCCGAGGAACGCCGCCGCACCATCCTCGAATCGATCGCCGGCTTCCTGGGGGACAAAGCCCTCGAACCGGAGGTCTACTACGAGTCGGACTGGGGGTCCGAGGAGTGGACGCGCGGCGCCTATGCTTCCAGCTACGACCTGGGTGGACTGCATCGCTACGGAAAGGACCAGCACGCACCCGTTGGTCCGATCTACTGGTCCTCCTCCGATCTCGCCGCTGAGGGCTACCAGCATGTCGACGGCGCAGTCCGGATGGGGCGCCACACGGCGGCCCGGATCGCCGCGGCGGCAGACCGCGCGTCTGTCTCCGCCAATTAG
- a CDS encoding PP2C family serine/threonine-protein phosphatase yields the protein MAATDLPAGKAPASKRPLIMRYAARSDVGRVRGKNDDSAYVGRHLAVVADGMGGHAGGDVASAATVLDMIHLDSDDYDGDAGTILADEIQTANSLLSELVHIDPKLAGMGTTVTALLLAEGKLHFAHIGDSRAYRLRNGEYEQVSVDHTFVQRLIDEGRLRPEEAETHPHKNVLMRVLGDVDASPELDLDTLEVEPGERWLLCSDGLNYVAGHVVERTVRETRDLRECAELLVDLTLEAGAPDNVTVVMLEIVEQTADDVRTAAVDVVPAPESPIVASGGSERTEQATGSTFGAAAKSAASSPGTPKDTAGAPSSAERVRPQEEPENSTDPHLGEHLSAEVLREELSGRPHELVGAAATAAESGSIPTIAGRTMARRAATVLTHKSEQAKEEAEEFSPDGRPRRWVTIAIAAAILALLAVGLWLGYAWTQTRYYIGEQDQHVAIFNGVSQRLGPIQLSRLETVTEVRMSALPEFSQQRVRQTVPARDLYDAQRIVKNLERTGTTAPADECITPSPAPASPGASSAPGNTASPGGAGSATPAPSSTAPSCEGAK from the coding sequence ATGGCTGCCACCGACCTTCCCGCAGGCAAGGCACCCGCCTCAAAGCGGCCACTGATCATGCGCTATGCCGCGCGTTCCGACGTCGGCAGGGTGCGCGGAAAAAACGACGACTCCGCCTACGTTGGCCGCCACCTCGCCGTCGTTGCCGACGGTATGGGCGGACACGCCGGAGGTGATGTCGCCTCTGCCGCAACGGTGCTGGACATGATCCATCTGGATAGCGACGACTACGACGGCGACGCGGGCACCATACTGGCGGACGAGATCCAGACTGCCAACTCGCTGCTCTCCGAACTCGTTCACATTGATCCCAAATTGGCCGGTATGGGCACCACCGTCACTGCCCTCCTGCTGGCCGAAGGCAAACTCCACTTCGCCCACATTGGTGACTCACGCGCATACCGGCTTCGAAACGGTGAATACGAGCAGGTAAGTGTGGACCACACCTTCGTCCAGCGCCTCATCGACGAAGGGCGGCTCCGGCCCGAAGAGGCCGAAACCCATCCACACAAAAATGTCCTGATGCGCGTCCTCGGTGACGTCGACGCGAGCCCGGAGCTGGACCTGGACACCCTCGAAGTGGAGCCGGGCGAACGCTGGCTGCTCTGCTCAGACGGACTGAATTACGTGGCCGGCCACGTCGTGGAACGCACGGTCCGGGAGACCAGGGATCTGCGTGAATGCGCCGAACTGCTGGTCGATCTCACGCTCGAAGCAGGCGCCCCGGACAATGTGACGGTCGTGATGCTGGAGATCGTCGAACAGACCGCCGACGACGTCCGGACGGCCGCCGTCGATGTTGTTCCGGCTCCAGAGAGCCCCATCGTGGCCTCCGGCGGGTCCGAAAGGACCGAGCAGGCCACCGGGAGCACCTTCGGCGCAGCGGCCAAATCCGCGGCCTCGTCACCGGGTACCCCGAAGGACACCGCCGGGGCACCGAGCTCAGCAGAGAGGGTCAGGCCGCAGGAAGAGCCGGAAAACTCCACCGATCCGCACTTGGGTGAGCACCTTTCCGCGGAGGTCCTCCGCGAGGAACTCTCCGGCCGGCCGCACGAGCTTGTGGGGGCAGCAGCCACCGCTGCCGAATCCGGCTCCATTCCCACCATCGCCGGGCGCACCATGGCGCGCCGGGCCGCGACCGTCCTGACCCACAAGTCGGAACAGGCCAAAGAAGAAGCCGAGGAGTTCAGCCCGGACGGACGGCCGCGCCGCTGGGTGACGATCGCAATCGCCGCCGCCATCCTGGCACTGCTCGCCGTCGGTCTGTGGCTGGGCTACGCCTGGACCCAGACCCGGTACTACATTGGCGAGCAGGACCAGCATGTAGCCATCTTCAACGGGGTCTCCCAACGCCTGGGACCCATCCAGTTATCCAGGCTCGAAACGGTGACCGAGGTCCGGATGTCGGCTCTGCCGGAATTCTCCCAGCAGCGGGTCCGACAGACTGTGCCTGCCAGGGATCTCTACGATGCCCAGCGGATCGTCAAGAACCTGGAGCGCACCGGAACCACAGCCCCCGCAGACGAGTGCATCACGCCATCTCCGGCGCCGGCTAGCCCAGGTGCGTCATCGGCTCCGGGAAATACCGCGAGTCCGGGCGGGGCCGGCAGCGCCACGCCAGCGCCGTCGTCGACCGCTCCGAGCTGTGAGGGTGCCAAATGA
- a CDS encoding FtsW/RodA/SpoVE family cell cycle protein — MTPIESTPKPRRNVELVLLVLALTVGIGANVLVGADQQKAFDPEFWFQSSLLAAAAFVFHIVLRLRAKYADPVILPLVIALNGLGLAMIHRLDRVGEDTGNNQLRWTLVAMAVSIAVIWFLKDHRVLRRFTYISLAVSALLLILPLLPGVSAGEILGARVWIRFGSMTFQPGEIAKITLAIFFAGYLSSNRDLILLAGRKVGPIQFPRFKDMGPMLAAWLVSIGVLIFQRDLGSSVLFFGLFLVMIYVATSRISWVIIGIGLLAAGGFVASRVFSHVALRIDGWVNAFTDEVYGREFGGSLQIVEGLFGMANGGLVGTGLGQGRPNLVPFANSDMIIASFGEELGLIGLFAIVLMYLLLFTRGFRAALGTRDAFGKLLATGLSFAIALQCFVVIGGVTRLIPLTGLTTPFLAAGGSSLLANWIIVGLLLMISHTARGPVDTTPLAPGEQPDQQKVTPAMPSKPAAAPGTGRTSPDTPTAAVKL; from the coding sequence ATGACACCGATAGAGTCCACGCCAAAGCCCCGGCGGAATGTTGAACTGGTCCTGCTTGTACTGGCCCTCACCGTCGGCATCGGCGCCAACGTACTGGTCGGCGCGGACCAGCAGAAGGCATTCGACCCGGAGTTCTGGTTCCAGTCCAGCCTGTTGGCGGCCGCTGCCTTCGTATTCCACATCGTGCTGCGCCTCCGCGCGAAATATGCCGATCCGGTTATTCTTCCGCTGGTGATCGCCCTGAATGGACTCGGCCTCGCCATGATCCACCGACTCGACCGGGTCGGGGAAGACACGGGAAACAACCAGCTGCGCTGGACGCTGGTGGCCATGGCAGTTTCAATCGCCGTCATTTGGTTCCTCAAGGACCATCGGGTCCTTCGCCGTTTCACCTACATCTCGCTTGCCGTCAGCGCGCTCCTGTTGATCCTTCCGCTTCTTCCCGGCGTCTCGGCCGGTGAAATCCTGGGCGCCCGGGTGTGGATCAGATTTGGCTCGATGACCTTCCAGCCCGGTGAAATCGCGAAGATCACGCTCGCAATATTCTTTGCAGGGTACCTTTCCTCCAACCGGGATCTCATCCTGTTGGCCGGCCGGAAAGTCGGCCCCATCCAATTCCCCAGATTCAAGGACATGGGCCCCATGCTGGCGGCCTGGCTCGTGAGCATCGGCGTGCTGATCTTTCAGCGGGACCTGGGATCCTCAGTCCTGTTCTTCGGGCTTTTCCTCGTGATGATCTATGTCGCCACGAGCCGTATCAGCTGGGTGATCATCGGGATCGGGCTGCTCGCTGCCGGCGGGTTTGTGGCGTCCCGGGTCTTCTCGCACGTGGCCCTGCGGATCGACGGCTGGGTCAACGCCTTCACAGACGAGGTCTACGGCCGCGAGTTTGGCGGCAGCCTGCAAATCGTTGAGGGCTTGTTCGGTATGGCCAACGGCGGCCTGGTGGGCACCGGCCTCGGCCAGGGACGCCCCAATCTTGTCCCATTCGCCAACAGCGACATGATTATCGCGTCCTTCGGTGAGGAACTGGGACTCATCGGCCTGTTCGCGATCGTGCTGATGTACCTGTTGCTCTTCACCCGCGGCTTCCGCGCTGCGCTGGGGACGAGGGACGCGTTCGGGAAGCTGCTGGCCACCGGACTGTCCTTCGCGATTGCACTGCAGTGCTTCGTCGTCATTGGCGGCGTCACACGGCTCATTCCCCTCACCGGCCTCACCACGCCCTTCCTGGCCGCCGGCGGCTCTTCCCTGCTGGCCAACTGGATCATCGTTGGACTGTTGCTGATGATCTCGCACACGGCACGCGGCCCGGTCGATACGACCCCGCTGGCCCCCGGCGAACAACCCGACCAACAGAAAGTCACCCCTGCCATGCCTTCGAAGCCGGCCGCCGCGCCCGGTACCGGACGGACCAGCCCGGACACACCGACCGCGGCGGTGAAGCTGTGA
- a CDS encoding DUF3662 and FHA domain-containing protein — protein sequence MGLLDKVERGIEKAVRGVFSTGSRAQVEPVEIASHLRRQVDNKAITIAAGRTLAPNVFDILLSDSDFERAQEWGTPLAEELCDVVINHVRSQGYTLQGPVRISFRRDEERRAGAFEITSRTEKTPSAPQPAGHGGMPAAPTRQPSRMQPVLDIDGQRYSLNAPSIVLGRSSEADILIDDTGVSRRHLEIRTGQGTAQAVDLGSTNGSYVNGHKVVGSSELTDGTTITMGRTKIIFRLLPANPGGRR from the coding sequence ATGGGATTGCTGGACAAAGTCGAGCGCGGCATCGAAAAGGCCGTCCGCGGGGTCTTCTCCACCGGTTCCCGCGCCCAGGTTGAGCCGGTCGAGATTGCCAGCCACCTCCGCCGCCAGGTGGATAACAAGGCCATCACCATCGCGGCGGGGCGGACCCTTGCTCCCAACGTCTTTGACATCCTCCTCAGTGACTCCGACTTCGAGCGGGCCCAGGAATGGGGCACTCCCCTTGCGGAAGAACTGTGCGATGTTGTGATCAACCACGTTCGCAGCCAGGGGTACACCCTCCAGGGCCCGGTCCGGATCAGTTTCCGCCGTGATGAGGAACGCCGCGCCGGAGCCTTCGAAATCACGTCGCGGACCGAAAAGACCCCCTCCGCCCCGCAGCCGGCGGGGCATGGCGGCATGCCGGCCGCACCGACGCGCCAGCCCTCTCGGATGCAGCCGGTTCTGGACATCGATGGGCAGCGGTACTCGCTGAACGCTCCGTCAATCGTTTTGGGACGTTCTTCCGAAGCAGACATCCTCATCGACGACACCGGCGTTTCCCGCCGCCACCTGGAAATCCGGACGGGGCAGGGGACCGCCCAGGCCGTCGATCTGGGCTCCACCAACGGCAGCTACGTCAACGGCCACAAGGTCGTGGGGTCCTCGGAACTCACCGACGGCACCACAATCACTATGGGACGGACCAAAATCATCTTCCGCCTTTTGCCCGCCAACCCGGGTGGCCGCCGGTGA
- a CDS encoding FHA domain-containing protein yields MSELTITALRFGFLLLLWVLIFSIVAAMRRDLMIGRKAAAGAPTARQVRKNPALAEPATPAKQQPRQLVVTEGPLKGTTIQLAASPILLGRAQEATLVLEDDYASGRHARLFPQGSRWFIEDLGSTNGTYLADQQLTRALPVELGVPVRIGKTVIELRP; encoded by the coding sequence GTGAGCGAACTGACGATCACCGCCCTGCGCTTCGGTTTCCTCCTGCTCCTCTGGGTGCTGATCTTCAGCATCGTTGCCGCCATGCGGCGCGATCTTATGATTGGCCGCAAGGCAGCGGCCGGCGCCCCGACGGCGCGGCAGGTGCGGAAAAACCCGGCCCTGGCCGAGCCGGCCACCCCCGCCAAACAGCAGCCCCGCCAACTGGTCGTCACGGAGGGTCCGCTCAAGGGCACAACGATCCAGTTGGCGGCGAGCCCCATCCTGCTGGGCCGCGCCCAGGAAGCCACTCTTGTGTTGGAGGATGACTACGCCTCGGGACGCCACGCGCGCTTGTTCCCGCAGGGCAGCCGCTGGTTCATTGAAGACCTTGGCTCGACAAACGGCACCTATCTGGCCGATCAGCAGCTCACCCGGGCCCTGCCCGTCGAGTTGGGTGTCCCCGTGAGAATCGGCAAGACGGTCATTGAATTGAGGCCGTAG
- a CDS encoding APC family permease translates to MSTEHATAKTAHDTHAGLSAKGLKAGSVGLIGAVVIGVSCIAPAYTLTAALGPTVAEVGVQLPAIFLVGFFPMLLVAFGYRELNNAMPDAGTSFTWASRAFGPWIGWMGGWGLIAATIIVLSNLAAVAVDFFYLMLAQVFSNPDLADLTLNLPVNIATTLVFIALACWISYRGMETTKGVQYVLVAFQLFVLGWFAIAAFSHVANGTAFDATAITPDWFNPFAVGSFSAFAAGVSLSIFIYWGWDVTLTMNEETRNPEKTPGRAATVTVLVIVIIYMTVALATLSFAGVGEEGLGAGNPENQGSIFAVLAGPVMGPFAILMSLSILSSSAASLQSTFVSPARTLLAMGHYQALPAKFGKISPTFKSPSYATIAAAIAAAAFYVVTRTTSENALWDTITALGMMICFYYGITALACVWFFRSEAFKGAHSFFFKFLSPLLGGIILLVMFLKTAYDSMDPAYGSGSSVGGIGLVFILGMGVILLGVVLMLVMYKLRPEFFKGKVLSKGY, encoded by the coding sequence ATGAGCACCGAACACGCGACGGCCAAGACCGCGCACGATACCCACGCAGGACTCAGCGCCAAGGGCCTGAAAGCCGGATCGGTGGGACTGATCGGCGCCGTCGTTATTGGCGTTTCCTGTATTGCCCCGGCCTACACCCTGACCGCCGCCCTCGGGCCCACTGTCGCCGAGGTCGGAGTGCAGTTGCCGGCCATCTTCCTGGTGGGGTTCTTTCCGATGCTGCTCGTCGCATTCGGTTACCGGGAGCTGAACAACGCGATGCCCGACGCCGGCACATCCTTCACCTGGGCCTCGCGCGCCTTCGGTCCATGGATCGGTTGGATGGGCGGCTGGGGACTGATCGCCGCGACGATCATTGTGTTGTCCAACCTGGCGGCCGTCGCCGTTGACTTCTTCTACCTCATGCTGGCCCAGGTGTTCAGCAATCCCGATCTGGCTGACCTGACCCTGAACCTGCCCGTGAACATCGCCACCACGCTGGTGTTCATCGCGCTGGCCTGTTGGATCTCCTACCGCGGCATGGAAACGACGAAGGGTGTCCAGTACGTGCTCGTCGCGTTCCAGCTCTTTGTGCTCGGCTGGTTCGCCATCGCCGCTTTTAGCCACGTCGCCAACGGCACAGCCTTTGACGCCACGGCGATCACCCCCGACTGGTTCAACCCGTTTGCCGTTGGATCCTTCTCGGCTTTCGCCGCCGGCGTCTCGCTCTCGATCTTCATTTACTGGGGCTGGGACGTCACGTTGACCATGAACGAGGAAACCCGCAACCCGGAGAAGACCCCGGGCCGAGCGGCCACCGTCACAGTGCTGGTCATCGTGATCATCTACATGACTGTGGCCCTTGCGACACTGTCTTTCGCCGGCGTCGGAGAGGAAGGCCTGGGTGCCGGAAACCCCGAGAACCAGGGAAGTATCTTCGCGGTCCTCGCCGGACCGGTGATGGGCCCGTTCGCGATCCTGATGTCCCTGTCCATCCTGAGCAGCTCGGCCGCGTCCTTGCAGTCGACGTTCGTTTCCCCGGCACGAACGCTGCTGGCGATGGGCCATTACCAGGCGCTGCCGGCGAAATTCGGCAAGATCAGTCCCACGTTCAAGTCTCCGAGCTACGCCACGATTGCCGCCGCCATCGCCGCCGCGGCGTTCTACGTGGTCACCCGGACCACCTCCGAGAATGCGTTGTGGGACACCATCACCGCCCTGGGCATGATGATCTGCTTCTACTACGGCATCACGGCTCTGGCCTGCGTCTGGTTCTTCCGGAGCGAGGCCTTCAAGGGGGCGCACTCGTTCTTCTTCAAATTCCTCTCCCCGCTGCTGGGCGGCATTATCCTTCTGGTGATGTTCCTCAAGACCGCGTATGACTCCATGGACCCGGCGTACGGTTCCGGTTCATCGGTCGGCGGAATCGGCCTCGTGTTCATCCTGGGCATGGGCGTGATCCTGCTGGGAGTGGTCCTGATGCTGGTTATGTACAAGCTCCGCCCGGAGTTCTTCAAGGGCAAGGTTCTGTCCAAGGGATACTGA
- a CDS encoding penicillin-binding protein 2 has translation MNQAIRSSWIAAIAMFVLIFGALSYVQVVGADELQANAWNKRTLLQNYCNDRGAIIVGGTPVAESVETAGSCKFQRTYTQPPQYAGITGYFSRSFGVTGLEKTMNKELAGSSDQQFLDRVGQLFLGNQPKGASVELTLDPAIQKLAYDLIPDGQRGSIVVTNPKTGAIIAMVSKPSYDPNLIATQDPAAEAANLAELNKVPGINLNQNVSGPTGALLAPGSVFKIVDTAAALNSGKYNKDSILPNPAEMSFPGIQYKLPNYAGGNCYSRDTATFAFALQQSCNTPFAKIALDLGQQAIVDQAEKFGFGQEFGDQLKLDSAPSFFPVEKLDDASLAQSSIGQRDVRATPLQINQMTAAIANGGVQMQPNLIKALRSPDLRPLSEPKPQVLRTSTSSEIARQINEWMVSVVSDGIARAAAVPGVQVAGKTGTAELGNGLNNSWFTGFAPANDPQVAVTIVMEGVDITTGAQLTSPNAKKIFEAVLNK, from the coding sequence GTGAACCAAGCCATCCGCAGCTCCTGGATCGCGGCGATCGCGATGTTCGTCCTGATCTTCGGCGCCCTCAGCTACGTCCAGGTCGTCGGCGCGGACGAATTGCAGGCCAATGCGTGGAACAAACGCACCCTGCTCCAGAATTACTGCAACGACCGCGGCGCCATCATCGTGGGCGGCACCCCGGTGGCGGAGTCAGTCGAGACGGCGGGGAGCTGCAAATTCCAGCGCACCTACACCCAACCGCCGCAGTATGCCGGCATCACCGGCTACTTCTCCAGGAGCTTCGGCGTGACCGGGTTGGAAAAAACGATGAACAAAGAGCTTGCTGGAAGCTCGGACCAGCAGTTCCTGGACCGTGTCGGCCAACTGTTCCTGGGCAACCAGCCCAAGGGCGCCTCCGTTGAGCTCACACTGGATCCCGCCATCCAAAAGCTCGCCTACGACCTCATTCCGGACGGACAGCGCGGCTCGATTGTGGTGACCAATCCGAAAACCGGCGCGATCATAGCGATGGTTTCCAAACCCTCCTACGACCCGAACCTGATCGCCACCCAGGATCCGGCAGCCGAGGCAGCCAATTTGGCCGAGCTGAACAAGGTCCCCGGGATCAACTTGAACCAGAACGTCAGCGGTCCCACCGGGGCCTTGCTGGCACCGGGCTCGGTGTTCAAAATCGTTGACACGGCGGCTGCCCTGAACTCGGGAAAATACAATAAGGACAGCATTCTGCCGAATCCGGCTGAGATGTCCTTTCCCGGCATCCAGTACAAGTTGCCCAACTACGCCGGCGGCAACTGCTACTCCCGCGACACGGCCACGTTTGCCTTCGCACTGCAGCAGTCCTGCAACACCCCGTTCGCCAAGATCGCCCTGGACCTGGGCCAGCAAGCCATTGTCGACCAGGCCGAAAAATTCGGTTTCGGGCAGGAATTTGGCGACCAGCTGAAGCTGGACTCCGCCCCCAGCTTCTTCCCAGTGGAAAAACTGGATGACGCCAGCCTCGCGCAGTCGTCGATTGGCCAGCGGGACGTCCGGGCGACTCCGCTTCAGATCAACCAGATGACAGCGGCGATCGCGAACGGCGGGGTACAGATGCAACCAAACCTCATCAAGGCCTTGCGTTCCCCGGACCTGCGGCCATTGAGCGAGCCGAAACCCCAGGTGCTGCGCACCTCCACCTCATCGGAGATTGCCCGGCAGATCAATGAGTGGATGGTCAGTGTCGTCAGCGACGGCATTGCCCGCGCGGCCGCCGTGCCCGGAGTCCAGGTGGCCGGCAAGACCGGTACCGCTGAGCTTGGCAACGGCCTGAACAATTCATGGTTTACCGGGTTTGCCCCGGCGAATGACCCGCAGGTGGCTGTCACTATCGTGATGGAAGGCGTAGACATCACCACCGGCGCACAGCTAACCAGTCCGAATGCGAAGAAGATCTTTGAGGCGGTGTTGAATAAGTGA
- a CDS encoding TetR/AcrR family transcriptional regulator gives MPASTSAPAEPHRQGAKPRRRAGRPAAAILDQDVITVAALQLIGKSGYGGFTMAALARTLNVAPSALYNHVSSKQDVLVLVQDHLTSFVDVSAFDAEPWDQAVRRWAWSYRNVFSQHTPLIPVIAVLPVTDAPKTLAMYEAVSAGFGRAGFPQERIISAIVALESFIFGSAYDVTAPADIFDSGRMAASTPNFTEAVARLAEQGHANQADAAFELGLDTLVTGFGALRV, from the coding sequence ATGCCGGCATCAACCAGTGCCCCCGCAGAACCGCACCGCCAGGGCGCAAAACCCCGCCGCAGGGCTGGCCGGCCTGCTGCCGCCATCCTCGATCAGGACGTCATCACCGTGGCGGCGCTTCAGCTCATCGGCAAGAGCGGCTACGGCGGATTTACGATGGCCGCATTGGCGCGGACGCTCAACGTCGCTCCGTCGGCCTTGTACAACCACGTCTCGTCCAAACAGGACGTACTGGTGCTGGTCCAGGACCACCTCACGTCCTTCGTTGACGTGTCAGCCTTCGACGCCGAACCGTGGGACCAGGCCGTGCGCAGGTGGGCCTGGAGCTACCGGAACGTGTTCTCCCAGCACACCCCCCTGATCCCGGTGATTGCAGTGCTCCCGGTCACCGACGCGCCCAAGACCCTCGCCATGTACGAGGCCGTCAGCGCCGGATTCGGCCGAGCCGGTTTCCCGCAGGAGCGGATTATTTCCGCAATTGTGGCCCTGGAATCCTTCATTTTCGGCTCGGCGTATGACGTCACTGCACCCGCGGACATTTTTGACTCCGGCCGAATGGCTGCGTCGACACCGAATTTCACGGAAGCCGTGGCTCGCCTGGCCGAGCAAGGGCACGCGAATCAGGCCGACGCCGCATTTGAGCTGGGACTCGACACGCTTGTCACCGGTTTCGGCGCGCTGCGGGTCTAG